Proteins co-encoded in one Odontesthes bonariensis isolate fOdoBon6 chromosome 24, fOdoBon6.hap1, whole genome shotgun sequence genomic window:
- the LOC142375665 gene encoding serine/threonine-protein kinase pim-2-like gives MGINSKTQRKNTGVAESSSKTTQSLQIVSDATGPSINKSEVVSVRKRRADDEEQRPSKKMRHELITTTEHSEDVVEVPVETRTSNTSIPCERKRKADYDGESPKKRSRRENMNTSEPPAMKVENDSAETENRKARSNEDTISSTSSSTSSTEFSGSIAWIYREGDEKIRVFKHIFNNVSHEEENIYKMSSMAKTSRAHFEGKYLELQPIGEGGFGCVYSGFRKADVLPVAIKHIKSDDLTVTQVLCNGKAYSIILEVALMLKAAGAPKKDEQSAVVSLFDWYILDDELILIMEIPPISEDLYKYRKMKGALSEKEAKMIMRQLVDAAVDMHSKGVFHRDIKLQNVLLESVCGDKRVRLIDFGCGHFHTDQPFRNFCGTRAYFPPEYFDRGTYQACPTTVWQLGALFYSLLGGHGGFKTSDFIHDKIHINPMLSTDCKQLLKMCLTRDPAKRATLEELQSCPTLRQTSHRTTQHYLNR, from the exons ATGGGGATTAATTCAAAGACCCAAAGAAAAAATACTGGTGTTGCAGAGTCATCCAGTAAAACAACTCAGAGTCTTCAAATCGTCAGCGATGCCACTGGCCCCAGCATCAATAAGTCAGAGGTTGTCAGTGTGAGAAAGAGGAGGGCTGATGATGAAGAACAGAGACCCAGCAAAAAGATGAGACATGAACTCATCACCACCACTGAACACAGCGAGGATGTTGTGGAGGTTCCAGTGGAAACAAGGACATCCAACACCTCCATCCCCTGTGAGAGGAAAAGAAAGGCCGACTATGATGGAGAAAGTCCAAAGAAACGAAGCAGGAGGGAGAACATGAACACCTCTGAACCTCCAGCTATGAAGGTGGAGAACGATTCTGCAGAGACAGAGAACAGAAAGGCCAGAAGTAACGAGGACAccatcagcagcaccagcagcagcaccagcagcactgAATTCAGTGGATCAATAGCCTGGATTTACAGGGAAGGCGATGAAAAGATCAGAGTcttcaaacacatttttaacaaCGTCTCACATGAGGAGGAGAACATCTACAAGATGTCCTCCATGGCCAAAACAAGTAGAG CTCACTTTGAGGGCAAGTATTTGGAGCTCCAGCCAATCGGTGAAGGAGGCTTTGGCTGCGTTTACTCCGGCTTTCGTAAAGCTGATGTTTTGCCA GTCGCCATCAAGCACATTAAGTCAGATGATTTGACAGTGACACAAGTG CTGTGCAATGGGAAGGCGTACAGCATCATACTTGAAGTGGCCTTGATGCTGAAAGCTGCAGGTGCACCAAAAAAGGATGAACAGTCCGCTGTTGTGTCGCTTTTTGACTGGTACATTCTGGATGATGAGCTGATACTCATCATGGAGATACCGCCCATCTCCGAGGACCTCTACAAATATCGCAAAATGAAAGGAGCCTTGAGCGAAAAAGAAGCAAAA ATGATCATGAGGCAGCTGGTGGACGCAGCAGTGGACATGCACTCCAAGGGTGTCTTTCACCGGGACATCAAGCTGCAAAATGTCCTTCTGGAATCAGTCTGTGGTGACAAGAGAGTGCGACTGATTGACTTTGGCTGTGGCCACTTCCACACTGACCAGCCCTTTCGCAACTTCTGTG GAACCCGTGCGTACTTTCCTCCAGAGTACTTTGACCGGGGGACGTATCAGGCCTGTCCCACCACTGTCTGGCAGCTGGGAGCCCTATTTTACTCACTGCTGGGAGGACATGGCGGGTTCAAAACATCGGACTTCATTCATGACAAGATTCATATCAACCCGATGTTATCCACAG ACTGCAAACAGTTGCTAAAAATGTGTCTGACCAGAGATCCAGCAAAGCGGGCCACTCTGGAGGAACTACAGAGCTGCCCCACCCTCAGACAGACAAGCCATCGAACCACCCAACACTACCTGAACAGGTAG